One genomic region from Evansella sp. LMS18 encodes:
- a CDS encoding MFS transporter codes for MKEFIFKRSFLFLWLAQGASGLGGTFAAFIISWLVYDISGSKIAMSMIWVSFMVPSLLTNLLAGPYIDRFQYKTVMIISEWLRAVAFFVPAVLLITDQLQLPVLFIAAMVTGFAEPLFRPASMSYVAFILPKEHLQRGNSILEGTMQTMMLIGPALGGLLLTMLGPLAVITILVTAITFSGVLLLSVEKMERDQPSVKPSWMAMFKEGIGFFRLYPVLFWIGILMMIINFSTGAAQPMFLPFVIEHLRGTEFQYGLFMSLFSFGMVFGSFITGFFRQPKNLRFVMLGSLTMGGVLFILLGLTTNVWLALFFSMCQGVFAIVFTINNTTFYQKRVPENIRGRVFTVRALLAQSGIPLGAGLGGVFAEMYSFTLLFAGLGSLIVIATLIAWNSRIFYQLNVPLGESAGVGDPGAGKKAVT; via the coding sequence ATGAAAGAGTTTATTTTCAAACGGTCGTTTTTGTTTTTATGGCTTGCCCAGGGAGCATCCGGTCTGGGAGGGACATTCGCTGCGTTTATCATTTCCTGGCTCGTTTACGACATATCTGGCTCGAAAATAGCTATGAGCATGATTTGGGTCTCCTTCATGGTGCCAAGCCTGCTGACTAATCTTCTCGCCGGTCCTTATATCGACAGGTTCCAGTACAAAACTGTAATGATCATTTCTGAATGGCTGAGAGCTGTAGCGTTTTTCGTCCCGGCCGTTCTGCTTATTACCGACCAGCTTCAGCTGCCCGTCCTTTTTATCGCGGCAATGGTTACAGGATTTGCCGAACCCCTCTTCCGGCCGGCCAGCATGTCCTATGTTGCGTTCATCCTGCCGAAAGAACATCTGCAGCGGGGGAATTCCATTCTCGAAGGTACAATGCAGACAATGATGCTCATTGGCCCGGCTCTGGGCGGGCTGCTGCTCACTATGCTGGGTCCGCTGGCGGTAATCACTATTCTTGTAACTGCGATTACGTTCTCAGGAGTTCTTCTGTTATCTGTGGAAAAAATGGAGCGGGATCAGCCTTCAGTGAAGCCATCATGGATGGCAATGTTTAAAGAAGGAATCGGATTTTTCCGGCTGTATCCTGTCCTGTTCTGGATCGGAATTCTGATGATGATTATAAATTTCAGTACTGGTGCAGCCCAGCCGATGTTTCTTCCATTTGTTATCGAACACCTCAGGGGCACAGAATTTCAATATGGACTGTTTATGTCCTTATTCTCCTTCGGCATGGTGTTCGGCTCTTTCATAACCGGCTTTTTCAGGCAGCCAAAGAACCTCCGTTTTGTTATGCTCGGCAGCCTGACTATGGGTGGCGTGTTGTTTATCCTTCTCGGCTTAACTACAAATGTGTGGCTGGCTCTGTTTTTTTCCATGTGCCAAGGTGTCTTCGCCATTGTTTTTACAATTAATAACACAACCTTTTACCAGAAGCGTGTCCCGGAAAATATCAGAGGGCGTGTCTTTACAGTCAGGGCTCTCCTGGCCCAATCGGGAATTCCGTTAGGTGCCGGGCTCGGCGGGGTGTTCGCGGAGATGTACAGCTTTACTTTATTGTTCGCAGGACTGGGGAGCCTCATCGTTATCGCTACTTTAATCGCGTGGAATTCGAGGATATTTTACCAGCTTAACGTACCTCTCGGGGAAAGTGCCGGCGTGGGGGATCCCGGGGCTGGGAAAAAAGCTGTGACATAA
- a CDS encoding PH domain-containing protein, which translates to MPKKDGNLVFYPCKSDRLEGKNKTSFHVTVILFYSLILFSLGVLIYTLAVPGASVFGNFMYPFFYPLLTAAILYATNKPPIPFISKKEKLENLQYHLDEKGLHIILSGKIKMSVPYKSIFYAEKLPEPIGKPGAVQSQGKFLWIAEQAIGVDDYGALYVFSSSLSEGVLLHRKFEKILVSPEKDEEFMAEIKRRAKVEESDKKAASLMKNIR; encoded by the coding sequence ATGCCGAAAAAAGATGGGAACTTAGTATTCTACCCATGTAAAAGCGACCGTCTGGAGGGGAAAAACAAAACGTCCTTCCATGTTACGGTGATTTTATTTTATTCCTTGATCCTTTTTTCACTGGGCGTACTCATATACACTTTAGCTGTACCAGGAGCTTCAGTATTCGGGAACTTCATGTATCCGTTCTTTTATCCCCTTTTGACTGCCGCAATTCTTTACGCAACGAACAAGCCGCCTATACCTTTTATCAGCAAAAAAGAAAAGCTGGAGAATTTGCAGTATCATTTGGACGAGAAGGGATTGCATATTATTTTATCCGGCAAAATAAAAATGTCTGTCCCGTATAAAAGTATTTTTTATGCGGAAAAGCTCCCTGAACCAATTGGAAAACCTGGGGCTGTCCAGTCACAGGGGAAATTTTTATGGATCGCTGAGCAAGCTATTGGAGTAGACGACTACGGGGCCCTTTATGTTTTCTCCAGTTCACTGTCAGAAGGAGTTTTACTGCATCGGAAGTTTGAAAAAATACTTGTTTCTCCTGAAAAAGACGAGGAATTTATGGCTGAAATAAAAAGGCGTGCGAAAGTTGAGGAATCAGATAAGAAAGCAGCCTCCTTAATGAAAAATATAAGGTGA
- a CDS encoding spore coat protein, whose translation MNNGQGQGQNQGQQQSKIKNPKTQIPETPQMTDRDYINDMLATEKYMTTSYSTALNEVSHEALYMDLEQVFVESQRCQRDLFNLMFEKGWYSFEAAQPQTLQQSYQRFTGYENQIPYSNGQNNQTQ comes from the coding sequence ATGAATAACGGACAAGGCCAGGGGCAAAATCAAGGACAGCAGCAAAGCAAGATCAAAAACCCTAAGACACAGATACCGGAAACACCCCAAATGACAGACAGGGATTATATTAACGACATGCTTGCAACGGAAAAATACATGACGACTTCCTATTCCACTGCGCTGAACGAAGTAAGCCATGAGGCATTATACATGGACCTGGAACAGGTTTTCGTGGAATCCCAGCGCTGCCAGCGTGACTTGTTTAATCTAATGTTTGAAAAAGGCTGGTACAGTTTCGAAGCTGCACAGCCGCAAACCCTTCAGCAGTCCTACCAGCGATTCACAGGTTACGAAAACCAGATACCCTACAGCAACGGGCAGAATAATCAGACACAATAA
- the secY gene encoding preprotein translocase subunit SecY, whose amino-acid sequence MFRTLRNIFRVGDLRNKIIFTLLMLVVFRIGAHIPAPGVNADVLNFEGLAAFGFLNAFGGGALENFSIFATGIMPYITASIIVQLLRMDVVPKFAEWAKEGEAGRKKLAQVTRYGTIGIAFLQGLALSAGFNNIMPGLVPDPSFGKYILIAIVLTAGTAFLMWLGEQITANGIGNGISIIIFGGIVSALPNGVNQLYASYIADAGDQLFVNIVIIALLALAVLAIIVGVVFVHQAIRKIPVQYAKKMAAGGRPTGGQSTHLPLKVNAAGVIPVIFAMSLFVFPPTVANLAGADTAVGQWIVANFDNTQLFGMLFYAALIIGFAYFYTFVQVNPEQMAENLRKQNGFIPGIRPGKNTEVYITRTLYRLTFVGSLFLASVSIVPLLFTAAMGLPPAIQIGGTGLLIVVGVALDTMKQIDSQLIDRRYTGFLKKSS is encoded by the coding sequence ATGTTTCGTACACTCCGTAACATTTTTCGCGTGGGGGATCTGCGCAACAAGATTATCTTCACATTACTTATGCTGGTTGTGTTTCGTATCGGCGCACATATTCCGGCACCTGGCGTCAATGCTGATGTCCTCAACTTCGAAGGACTTGCTGCATTTGGTTTCCTTAACGCATTCGGGGGAGGAGCTCTAGAAAACTTCTCTATTTTTGCAACTGGAATCATGCCTTATATTACTGCTTCCATTATTGTCCAGTTACTACGGATGGACGTTGTTCCTAAATTCGCCGAGTGGGCTAAAGAAGGAGAAGCAGGCCGTAAAAAGCTTGCTCAGGTTACCCGCTACGGAACGATTGGTATTGCATTTTTACAAGGGTTAGCGCTGTCAGCAGGTTTCAACAATATCATGCCAGGCCTTGTGCCGGACCCTAGTTTTGGTAAGTACATTCTTATCGCCATTGTCCTCACTGCGGGAACTGCCTTCCTCATGTGGCTTGGTGAACAGATCACTGCAAATGGTATAGGCAACGGAATTTCCATTATCATTTTCGGTGGTATCGTCTCCGCCCTTCCAAACGGTGTAAATCAATTATACGCAAGCTACATTGCGGATGCTGGCGATCAGCTTTTCGTCAATATAGTAATCATTGCATTGTTAGCGCTTGCTGTCCTGGCAATCATTGTTGGTGTGGTTTTCGTACATCAGGCAATCAGAAAAATCCCGGTACAGTACGCTAAGAAAATGGCTGCAGGAGGACGTCCTACTGGAGGACAGTCAACTCATCTTCCGCTGAAAGTAAACGCAGCAGGTGTTATCCCGGTTATTTTCGCCATGTCACTGTTCGTTTTTCCACCGACAGTAGCAAACCTGGCCGGTGCTGATACTGCAGTAGGCCAGTGGATTGTTGCCAACTTTGATAATACGCAGCTCTTCGGCATGCTGTTTTACGCAGCACTGATTATCGGATTTGCTTACTTCTATACATTTGTTCAGGTCAACCCGGAACAAATGGCGGAAAACCTCCGCAAACAAAACGGCTTTATTCCGGGGATCCGCCCTGGTAAAAATACCGAGGTGTACATCACCCGCACGCTTTACAGACTCACGTTCGTAGGCTCGCTGTTCCTGGCATCAGTTTCTATTGTACCTCTGCTGTTTACCGCAGCAATGGGGCTGCCGCCAGCGATACAGATTGGCGGAACAGGACTGCTCATCGTCGTCGGTGTTGCTTTAGATACGATGAAGCAAATCGACAGCCAGCTCATCGACCGCCGCTACACAGGCTTCCTGAAGAAAAGCTCTTAA
- a CDS encoding helix-turn-helix transcriptional regulator, whose protein sequence is MQVISKFTPQMEFIVSLYVFSTKSLWKKVDLGTKWRNKTAKSFDEDFLEQLQNEDILTTISCVHSAVLQGETGESIEDLLSWISETDHLPPSLPTINQLPAEPTVPIRETGHIFEQWHRNYFSSLEPRIFEELNDQHLKTEEALNQLNEVDVIEKTTRGFYLENQSDEQKVYLLPQYHSRPVVLYSYGENQLYYQYAADGITGPGQSIPPESMRAQQALADENRMKILKFLAEGQPETFKKIHAYSGLAKSTVHHHLISLRAAGLVRIHISPGRPERFSYREEGLTEMERKIKKYITS, encoded by the coding sequence ATGCAAGTAATTTCTAAGTTTACACCACAAATGGAATTCATCGTAAGTCTTTATGTTTTTTCCACAAAGAGTCTCTGGAAGAAAGTTGACCTTGGAACAAAGTGGCGAAACAAAACAGCCAAGTCTTTTGATGAGGACTTCCTGGAACAATTACAGAACGAGGACATTCTTACTACTATTAGCTGTGTCCATAGTGCTGTATTGCAGGGAGAAACAGGGGAATCCATTGAGGATTTATTATCCTGGATTTCAGAAACAGACCATCTCCCTCCTTCCCTGCCAACAATAAATCAGCTTCCGGCTGAACCAACCGTGCCCATAAGGGAGACAGGTCATATTTTTGAACAATGGCACAGGAATTATTTTTCTTCACTGGAGCCGCGGATTTTTGAGGAGCTTAATGATCAGCATCTTAAAACAGAAGAAGCACTGAATCAGCTTAACGAAGTGGATGTGATAGAAAAAACGACAAGAGGTTTCTATCTGGAAAATCAGTCTGATGAGCAAAAGGTATATCTCCTGCCCCAGTACCACTCCCGCCCTGTAGTTCTGTACAGCTATGGAGAAAACCAGCTCTATTACCAGTATGCCGCAGATGGAATAACAGGGCCTGGGCAGTCCATTCCTCCTGAGTCGATGCGGGCACAGCAGGCATTGGCGGATGAAAACAGAATGAAAATATTGAAATTCCTCGCAGAAGGCCAGCCGGAAACCTTCAAAAAAATCCATGCATACAGCGGCCTTGCAAAGAGCACTGTCCATCATCATCTGATCTCCCTCCGCGCAGCCGGGCTCGTCCGTATCCATATCTCCCCCGGCAGACCTGAAAGATTCAGCTACAGGGAAGAGGGCTTAACAGAGATGGAAAGGAAAATAAAAAAATATATTACATCGTAG
- a CDS encoding isoprenylcysteine carboxylmethyltransferase family protein, producing the protein MNITVLFFIILIAAWLLEWFVFTESHEKKKEVWSKAVLLKGLLSFMFLCAVSAGFLISTFFESSSVLCKNTGLFFIGSGLLLRYWTYRFTKPYFTRTIIPPEDQPLYSSGPYRFTRHPFHTGFFLIAAGTCLYISGHWLSLLFTFIFVGSALHYRMSLEEAFLQKKYGEIYVYWCRHRFRLVPFLY; encoded by the coding sequence ATGAATATCACTGTCCTTTTTTTCATCATTTTAATTGCCGCGTGGCTGCTGGAATGGTTTGTGTTTACTGAATCCCATGAAAAGAAAAAGGAGGTATGGAGTAAAGCCGTCTTACTGAAAGGTTTACTTTCCTTTATGTTTCTGTGTGCTGTTTCGGCGGGATTCCTGATCAGCACCTTTTTCGAAAGTTCTTCTGTATTATGCAAAAATACCGGCTTGTTTTTTATCGGCAGCGGCTTGCTGCTGCGTTACTGGACTTACCGTTTTACGAAGCCTTATTTCACAAGAACCATCATTCCGCCGGAAGACCAGCCTCTGTACAGCAGCGGCCCATACAGATTTACGAGGCACCCTTTTCATACAGGTTTCTTCCTGATTGCTGCAGGAACGTGCCTGTATATAAGCGGCCACTGGCTCTCGCTGCTGTTTACCTTCATTTTTGTAGGAAGCGCCCTTCACTACAGGATGAGTCTGGAAGAGGCATTTTTACAGAAAAAATATGGTGAGATTTACGTTTACTGGTGCCGCCACCGATTCCGCCTCGTTCCTTTTCTATATTAA